In the Malania oleifera isolate guangnan ecotype guangnan chromosome 1, ASM2987363v1, whole genome shotgun sequence genome, one interval contains:
- the LOC131161394 gene encoding glycine-rich cell wall structural protein 1-like, with protein sequence MGLSKSVIAFYLLLLLVAKMEARPLSILKSSHSPKSAKNGEGSFFDGLSLGAIKESGSSPGVGHKFKDTDRTLGGIKGGGKLLSLGAIATSGPSPGIGNKKYTKNSQTLGGIKIRDSLPLGSSARSGPSPGIGNKKYANPQALGGIKVREGASPGNKHVGGFLDGLSLAASKKSGPSPGTGNGFSNSGTLGGMKARNHVGGFFSWRSLGAMKGSGPSPGTGNGFSNSQTLGGIKGHSNQVGGFFNGPALGAMKGSGPSPGTGNGFTDRQTLGGSKDGPSPGEGH encoded by the coding sequence ATGGGCCTCAGCAAGTCTGTAATTGccttctatcttcttcttcttctggtgGCTAAAATGGAAGCACGGCCTTTAAGTATCCTAAAATCGAGCCACAGTCCTAAAAGTGCCAAGAATGGTGAAGGGTCCTTCTTCGATGGTTTGTCCCTTGGGGCCATCAAAGAGTCCGGCTCCAGCCCTGGCGTGGGACACAAATTTAAGGACACTGATCGCACCCTTGGAGGAATTAAGGGTGGTGGAAAGCTGTTGTCTCTTGGGGCCATTGCGACATCTGGCCCGAGCCCGGGCATCGGTAATAAAAAATACACAAAAAACTCGCAGACCCTTGGAGGGATCAAGATCCGAGATAGTCTCCCTCTCGGGTCAAGTGCAAGATCCGGCCCTAGTCCCGGTATTGGTAACAAAAAGTATGCAAACCCGCAGGCCCTAGGAGGGATTAAGGTCCGAGAAGGTGCCAGCCCAGGCAATAAGCATGTTGGTGGTTTCCTTGATGGGCTTTCACTCGCGGCCAGTAAAAAGTCCGGCCCGAGCCCAGGTACAGGAAACGGGTTCTCAAACTCCGGAACCCTTGGAGGGATGAAGGCGCGCAACCATGTCGGTGGGTTCTTCAGTTGGAGGTCTCTCGGGGCCATGAAAGGATCCGGCCCGAGCCCGGGAACGGGAAACGGGTTTAGCAACTCACAAACGCTTGGAGGGATTAAGGGCCACAGTAATCAGGTTGGTGGTTTCTTTAACGGGCCGGCTCTTGGAGCCATGAAAGGATCGGGTCCAAGTCCGGGCACGGGAAACGGATTTACAGACCGGCAAACTCTTGGAGGGTCCAAGGATGGTCCAAGCCCCGGTGAAGGACACTAG